The following are encoded together in the Pungitius pungitius chromosome 7, fPunPun2.1, whole genome shotgun sequence genome:
- the plpp3 gene encoding LOW QUALITY PROTEIN: phospholipid phosphatase 3 (The sequence of the model RefSeq protein was modified relative to this genomic sequence to represent the inferred CDS: deleted 1 base in 1 codon): protein MQKCMYDRAMAHETRNGASVNNNNNSSSSSSRRKLLVALDVFCLLLASLPFLVIESSLIEPYQRGFYCSDESIRFPRKEGDTISDAVLCGVGILIAIFSIVIGECFRIHQLREGTKSFVGNPYVAALYKQMGVFLFGCAVSQSFTDIAKVSVGRLRPHFIDVCRPDFSAINCSLGYITNYTCGGEDSNVQEARKSFFSGHASFSMYTMLYLALYLQSRFSWRGARLLRPLLQFTLLMMAFYTGLSRVSDHKHHPTDVLAGFVQGAIVACCIVFYVSDLFKPRMKPATPPPPPIKKELLPSSDIIERNNHHNMV, encoded by the exons ATGCAAAAGTGCATGTATGACAGAGCCATGGCTCACGAGACGAGGAACGGAGCGagcgtaaacaacaacaacaacagcagcagcagcagcagcaggaggaagctgCTCGTGGCGCTGGATGTCTTCTGCCTGCTGCTCG CTAGCCTGCCTTTCCTCGTCATTGAGTCTAGCCTCATAGAGCCGTACCAGCGCGGCTTTTACTGTTCGGACGAGTCCATCCGCTTCCCCCGAAAAGAGGGAGACACCATTAGCGACGCCGTGCTATGTGGTGTCGGCATTCTTATTGCCATCTTCTCT ATTGTGATTGGAGAATGCTTCCGGATTCACCAGCTACGTGAGGGAACCAAGTCCTTCGTGGGGAATCCTTACGTGGCCGCCCTCTACAAGCAG ATGGGCGTGTTCCTCTTCGGGTGCGCCGTCAGCCAGTCGTTCACCGACATCGCCAAGGTGTCGGTGGGCCGCCTGAGGCCTCACTTCATCGACGTGTGTCGGCCCGACTTCTCCGCCATCAACTGTTCGCTGGGATACATCACCAACTACACCTGCGGCGGCGAGGACAGCAACGTCCAGGAGGCCAG GAAATCCTTCTTCTCAGGACACGCCTCTTTTTCAATGTACACCATGCTCTACCTGGCT ttgtACCTCCAGTCCAGGTTCTCATGGCGTGGCGCCCGTCTCCTTCGCCCGCTGCTCCAGTTCACCCTGTTGATGATGGCCTTCTACACCGGCCTGTCACGCGTCTCCGACCACAAACACCACCCGACGGACGTGCTGGCGGGCTTCGTGCAGGGCGCCATCGTGGCCTGCTGCATA gtgttcTACGTTTCGGACCTGTTTAAGCCCCGGATGAAGCCGGctacgcccccg cccccccccatcaagaAGGAGCTGCTCCCTTCGTCCGACATCATCGAGAGGAACAACCACCACAACATGGTGTGA
- the LOC119216660 gene encoding uncharacterized protein LOC119216660: MDQGDTFDFQALRAKFQAEELFLKRPTLKPALPEKPMEVPPPQSPTHFLPVGARPSLLTSISPAGRSAAPPRVIFKEGKKEGKKPLIQINGKDKTRGGKEKPDKGPMEQNGTEKKPPKEKAPELVPAMPPPPPTIRKKKPLLGFMKRSNSIESLLDAPPSDNPGPAPVILPPLIPPPLIPAPVIPPPPIPAPVILPPPTPAPVILPPPIPAPVILPPPIPAPVILPPPIPAPVILPPPIPAPVILPPPIPAPVILPPPIPAPVIPPPPIPAPVIPPPLIPAPVIPPPPIPAPVIPPPPIPAPVIPPPPIPAPVIPPPLIPAPVILPPPIPAPVILPPPIPAPVIPPPPIPAPVIPPPPIPAPIIPPPLIPAPVILPPPIPAPVITPPPTPAPVIPPPLIPDTSQGWDDGVLDEDPVFPAYDIPPPLIPAPVIPPPLILAPKALLPTPPTLRGPDAAVERIPVSLDLFPTPVFVPAPPSPKAPRSVCEAMSEIECPPLSIPRPASQDDVAPTPPPDASTSHLPGRLVSAPPPATCTSSPSPPQVDELPVEFENMAVVDAPPASPPPSPKAQHPTSALAVLSRVEDLSPGRKTSPCDKRIFNLLEKARTKTREPTNPSLSNRMSPPPEELPPSPAPSLPELPPVDYGGNAAPPKPVNSFNPRQLPPVMERIPEEGVDPVPELLLVPPPVLLGPLSEKPSRPTSVKLSPLPSLAPPTLADNRVAAPSRFSETDHVALDAPSHWGGGNPGLQISDKQNLPNGTGVEAFKDPENPDPESSPPPAGLKDQVINSVYDSTENVYEAMPASGGQKKGGGHEGKKRKGSPKNPYAEAQQETNGAKSKTSRFSRTEKKAAAEGSDEKEQKKKEKQRLEKEKKELKEKEEREKKELKEKMEREKKERKEKEKKENGMKKKFKITGQEDAMYQAKVTVTNKGRKNDLPVTCGDVVSIIRTSNCPKGKWLARSSSNNFGYIAVDYLELDITEMMELGKKATISRLSGVTNTSVMEEEASGPGSRASNHYPMSTETFSDDSEEWSGDEEEPLSPSLEPEALLSSPGHTRTLSMPDMGKNNLSVSHAHSSSDIIADGQKVQATHEALQKLATFFHSAKPEAAAASDTKPEKSPLEVKKEAVPLSEVTRTQEMDLVTDMIILPPPDLYADFSVE, translated from the exons ATGGATCAG GGGGACACTTTTGACTTCCAGGCCCTGAGGGCCAAGTTCCAGGCGGAGGAGCTTTTCCTGAAGCGTCCCACGCTAAAACCAGCTCTCCCGGAGAAACCGATGGAGGTCCCTCCCCCGCAAAGCCCCACCCACTTCCTCCCCGTGGGGGCGCGCCCCTCCCTGCTCACCTCCATCAGCCCGGCAGGGAGgtcggccgcccccccccgagtgaTCTTCAAGGAGGGCAAGAAGGAGGGCAAGAAGCCCCTCATACAGATCAACGGCAAAGACAAGACCAGGGGGGGCAAAGAGAAGCCGGACAAGGGTCCAATGGAGCAGAATGGGACAGAGAAGAAGCCCCCCAAGGAGAAGGCCCCAGAACTGGTGCCAGCcatgccccccccgccgcctacGATCCGGAAGAAGAAGCCCCTCCTGGGATTCATGAAGAGGAGTAATTCCATAGAGTCCCTCCTGGATGCCCCCCCCTCAGACAATCCTGGACCAGCTCCCGTCATCCTGCCCCCCCTTATcccgccccccctcatcccTGCTCCCGTCATCCCACCCCCTCCCATCCCTGCTCCCGTCATCttaccccctcccacccctgcTCCCGTCATCTTACCCCCTCCCATCCCTGCTCCCGTCATCTTACCCCCTCCCATCCCTGCTCCCGTCATCTTACCCCCTCCCATCCCTGCTCCCGTCATCTTACCCCCTCCCATCCCTGCTCCCGTCATCTTACCCCCTCCCATCCCTGCTCCCGTCATCTTACCCCCTCCCATCCCTGCTCCCGTCATCCCGCCCCCTCCCATCCCTGCTCCCGTCATcccgccccccctcatcccTGCTCCCGTCATCCCGCCCCCTCCCATCCCTGCTCCCGTCATCCCGCCCCCTCCCATCCCTGCTCCCGTCATCCCGCCCCCTCCCATCCCTGCTCCCGTCATcccgccccccctcatcccTGCTCCCGTCATCTTACCCCCTCCCATCCCTGCTCCCGTCATCTTACCCCCTCCCATCCCTGCTCCCGTCATCCCGCCCCCTCCCATCCCTGCTCCCGTCATCCCGCCCCCTCCCATCCCTGCTCCCATCATcccgccccccctcatcccTGCTCCCGTCATCTTACCCCCTCCCATCCCAGCTCCTGTCAttacaccccctcccacccctgcTCCTGTTATcccgccccccctcatcccTGATACATCCCAGGGATGGGATGACGGGGTCCTTGATGAGGACCCCGTCTTTCCAGCCTATGACATcccgccccccctcatcccTGCTCCTGTcatcccaccccccctcatcctGGCACCAAAGGCCCTCCttccgaccccccccaccctacggGGCCCTGATGCTGCAGTGGAGAGGATCCCGGTCTCTCTGGACTTATTCCCAACTCCTGTTTTTGTTCcggcccccccatcccccaaaGCGCCGCGCTCAGTGTGTGAAGCCATGTCCGAGATAGaatgcccccccctctccattccCAGGCCGGCCAGCCAGGACGAcgtcgcccccacccccccacccgacGCCTCCACCAGCCACCTGCCCGGTCGCCttgtctctgccccccctccagcgACCTGCACCTCCTCTCCATCGCCCCCCCAGGTGGACGAGCTTCCTGTGGAGTTTGAGAACATGGCCGTGGTGGATGCTCCTCCTGcgtcccccccgccctcccccaaAGCGCAGCACCCCACCTCGGCCCTGGCGGTGCTCTCCAGGGTGGAGGACCTGAGTCCGGGGAGGAAGACCTCTCCGTGTGACAAGAGGATCTTCAACCTTCTGGAGAAGGCCCGCACGAAGACCCG GGAGCCGACAAACCCGTCTTTGTCCAACCGCATGTCCCCCCCTCCGGAGGAGCTGCCCCcgagccccgccccctctctgcCAGAGCTCCCACCCGTGGACTACGGGGGGAACGCCGCCCCCCCGAAACCAGTCAACAGCTTTAACCCCA GGCAACTCCCCCCAGTGATGGAAAGGATCCCGGAGGAGGGGGTCGACCCCGTCCCAGAGCTGCTTCTGGTTCCACCTCCTGTTCTGCTGGGTCCACTTTCAGAGAAGCCAAGCAGACCTACCTCCGTCAAACTGAGTCCACTCCCctctctcgccccccccaccctggcaGACAACA GGGTCGCCGCTCCTTCCAGGTTCTCAGAGACAGACCACGTGGCCTTAGACGCTCCctctcattggggggggggaaacccggGTCTACAAATCTCTGACAAACAGAACCTGCCTAATGGGACGGGGGTGGAGGCCTTCAAAGATCCAGAGAATCCAGATCCAGAATCCTCCCCACCACCGGCAGG GCTCAAAGATCAAGTAATCAACAGCGTCTACGACAGCACAGAGAACGTGTACGAGGCCATGCCCGCCTCCGGGGGCCAGAAGAAAGGGGGGGGCCATGAAGGGAAGAAGCGCAAAGGGTCCCCAAAGA ATCCATACGCTGAGGCACAACAGGAAACA AATGGAGCGAAAAGCAAGACGAGTCGGTTCAGCAG GACGGAGAAGAAAGCCGCCGCCGAAGGGTCGGACGagaaagagcagaagaagaaagagaagcagcgcttggagaaggagaagaaggagctgaaggagaaagaggagagggagaagaaggagctgaaggagaaaatggagagggagaagaaggagcggaaagagaaggagaagaaggagaacgGGATGAAGAAGAAATTTAAA ATCACGGGTCAGGAGGACGCCATGTACCAGGCCAAGGTCACCGTGACCAACAAGGGACGCAAGAACGACCTGCCGGTGACCTGCGGCGACGTGGTGAGCATCATCCGGACCTCCAACTGCCCCAAAGGCAAATGGCTGGccaggagcagcagcaacaact TCGGCTACATCGCGGTGGATTACTTGGAGCTGGACATCACTGAGATGATGGAGCTGGGGAAGAAGGCCACCATCTCCCGCCTGAGCGGCGTCACCAACACCAgcgtgatggaggaggaggcctccggGCCGGGGAGCAG ggCCTCCAACCACTACCCGATGTCCACAGAGACCT TCTCAGACGACAGCGAGGAGTGGAGCGGCGACGAAGAggagcctctctctccctccctggaaCCCGAGGCCCTGCTGTCCTCACC GGGACACACCCGGACGCTGTCCATGCCCGACATGG gaAAAAACAACCTGAGCGTAAGCCACGCCCACAGCAGCAGTGACATCATCGCAGATGGCCAAAAAGTCCA AGCGACGCATGAAGCTCTTCAGAAGTTGGCCACTTTTTTCCACTCAGCGAAACCTGAGGCAGCAGCTGCCAG CGACACCAAACCAGAGAAAA GTCCCCTGGAGGTGAAGAAGGAAGCAGTTCCCTT gtcGGAGGTCACTCGCACACAGGAAATGGATCTTGTCACTGACATGATTATTTTACCTCCTCCTGACCTTTATGCCGACTTCAGCGTGGAGTGA
- the prkaa2 gene encoding 5'-AMP-activated protein kinase catalytic subunit alpha-2 isoform X3 encodes MASFILSHGVLQVEDTEARRLFQQIISAVDYCHRHMVVHRDLKPENVLLDANKNAKIADFGLSNMMSDGEFLRTSCGSPNYAAPEVISGRLYAGPEVDIWSSGVILYALLCGTLPFDDDHVPTLFKKIRGGVFYMPEYLTRPVASLLMFMLQVDPLKRATIKDIREHEWFKQDLPGYMFPEDPSYDASVLDEEAVREVCEKFECSEAEFMSSLYSGDPQDQLAVAYHLIIDNRRIMTEASEFYLASSPPQGSFIEEGMPLPPGVKPHPERMPPLLADSPKARCPLDALNTTRPKPLAVKKAKWHLGIRSQSPPHDIMAEVYRAMRQLSFTWKVVNPYHLRVRRKNPVTGTLVKMSLQLYQVDSRSYLLDFKSIDDDIMEAAGFKSGSSTPQRSGSTAGLHRPRLSIDSAPDLLQLSSSLPGSLSSSAPMLPPRQGSHTMDFFEMCASLITTLAR; translated from the exons ATGGCGTCCTTCATACTGTCACATGGTGTCTTGCAGGTGGAGGACACGGAGGCCCGGCGTCTCTTCCAGCAGATCATCTCGGCCGTGGACTACTGCCACAGGCACATGGTGGTCCACAGAGACCTGAAGCCAGAGAATGTCCTGCTGGACGCCAACAAGAACGCCAAGATAGCCGACTTCG GTCTGTCCAACATGATGTCAGACGGGGAGTTCCTACGGACCAGCTGTGGCTCCCCCAACTACGCTGCCCCCGAGGTCATCtcaggaag GCTGTACGCGGGCCCAGAGGTGGACATCTGGAGCTCCGGGGTGATCCTGTACGCCCTGCTGTGCGGCACGCTGCCCTTCGATGACGACCACGTGCCCACGCTGTTCAAGAAGATCCGAGGAGGCGTCTTCTACATGCCAGAGTACCTGACCCGACCCGTGGCCTCGCTGCTCATGTTCATGCTGCAGGTGGACCCTCTGAAGAGAGCCACCATCAAAGACATCAG GGAACACGAGTGGTTCAAGCAGGACCTGCCGGGCTACATGTTCCCCGAGGACCCCTCGTACGACGCCTCGGTGCTGGACGAGGAGGCCgtgagggaggtgtgtgagAAGTTTGAATGCAGCGAGGCGGAGTTCATGTCCAGCCTGTACAGCGGGGATCCTCAG GATCAGCTGGCGGTCGCCTACCACCTCATAATAGATAACCGACGCATCATGACCGAGGCCAGCGAGTTCTACCTGGCCTCCAGCCCTCCCCAGGGCTCCTTCATAGAGGAGGGCATGCCGCTGCCCCCCGGGGTCAAACCCCACCCGGAGAGGATGCCCCCGCTGCTGGCTGACAGCCCCAAGGCCCGCTGCCCCCTGGACGCGCTCAACACCACGCGGCCCAAACCGCTGGCCGTGAAGAAGGCCAAGTGGCACCTGGGCATCCGGAgccagagccccccccacgaCATCATGGCTGAGGTGTACCGGGCCATGAGGCAGCTTAGCTTCACCTGGAAG GTGGTGAATCCGTATCACCTGCGGGTGCGGAGGAAGAACCCGGTGACCGGAACCTTGGTGAAGATGAGCCTGCAGCTGTACCAGGTGGACAGCAGGTCCTACCTGCTGGACTTCAAGAGCATCGACG aTGACATCATGGAGGCGGCGGGCTTTAAGTCGGGCTCGTCCACCCCCCAGAGGTCGGGCTCCACGGCCGGCCTCCACAGACCCAGACTGAGCATCGACTCGGCCCCCGACCTCCTCCAGctcagctcctccctccccgGCTCGTTGTCCAGCAGCGCCCCGATGCTGCCCCCCCGCCAGGGGTCACACACCATGGACTTCTTTGAAATGTGCGCCAGTCTGATCACCACGCTGGCCCGCTGA
- the prkaa2 gene encoding 5'-AMP-activated protein kinase catalytic subunit alpha-2 isoform X2 has protein sequence MVMEYVSGGELFDYICKHGRVEDTEARRLFQQIISAVDYCHRHMVVHRDLKPENVLLDANKNAKIADFGLSNMMSDGEFLRTSCGSPNYAAPEVISGRLYAGPEVDIWSSGVILYALLCGTLPFDDDHVPTLFKKIRGGVFYMPEYLTRPVASLLMFMLQVDPLKRATIKDIREHEWFKQDLPGYMFPEDPSYDASVLDEEAVREVCEKFECSEAEFMSSLYSGDPQDQLAVAYHLIIDNRRIMTEASEFYLASSPPQGSFIEEGMPLPPGVKPHPERMPPLLADSPKARCPLDALNTTRPKPLAVKKAKWHLGIRSQSPPHDIMAEVYRAMRQLSFTWKVVNPYHLRVRRKNPVTGTLVKMSLQLYQVDSRSYLLDFKSIDDDIMEAAGFKSGSSTPQRSGSTAGLHRPRLSIDSAPDLLQLSSSLPGSLSSSAPMLPPRQGSHTMDFFEMCASLITTLAR, from the exons ATGGTGATGGAGTACGTGTCTGGAGGCGAGCTGTTTGACTACATCTGCAAACATGGACgg GTGGAGGACACGGAGGCCCGGCGTCTCTTCCAGCAGATCATCTCGGCCGTGGACTACTGCCACAGGCACATGGTGGTCCACAGAGACCTGAAGCCAGAGAATGTCCTGCTGGACGCCAACAAGAACGCCAAGATAGCCGACTTCG GTCTGTCCAACATGATGTCAGACGGGGAGTTCCTACGGACCAGCTGTGGCTCCCCCAACTACGCTGCCCCCGAGGTCATCtcaggaag GCTGTACGCGGGCCCAGAGGTGGACATCTGGAGCTCCGGGGTGATCCTGTACGCCCTGCTGTGCGGCACGCTGCCCTTCGATGACGACCACGTGCCCACGCTGTTCAAGAAGATCCGAGGAGGCGTCTTCTACATGCCAGAGTACCTGACCCGACCCGTGGCCTCGCTGCTCATGTTCATGCTGCAGGTGGACCCTCTGAAGAGAGCCACCATCAAAGACATCAG GGAACACGAGTGGTTCAAGCAGGACCTGCCGGGCTACATGTTCCCCGAGGACCCCTCGTACGACGCCTCGGTGCTGGACGAGGAGGCCgtgagggaggtgtgtgagAAGTTTGAATGCAGCGAGGCGGAGTTCATGTCCAGCCTGTACAGCGGGGATCCTCAG GATCAGCTGGCGGTCGCCTACCACCTCATAATAGATAACCGACGCATCATGACCGAGGCCAGCGAGTTCTACCTGGCCTCCAGCCCTCCCCAGGGCTCCTTCATAGAGGAGGGCATGCCGCTGCCCCCCGGGGTCAAACCCCACCCGGAGAGGATGCCCCCGCTGCTGGCTGACAGCCCCAAGGCCCGCTGCCCCCTGGACGCGCTCAACACCACGCGGCCCAAACCGCTGGCCGTGAAGAAGGCCAAGTGGCACCTGGGCATCCGGAgccagagccccccccacgaCATCATGGCTGAGGTGTACCGGGCCATGAGGCAGCTTAGCTTCACCTGGAAG GTGGTGAATCCGTATCACCTGCGGGTGCGGAGGAAGAACCCGGTGACCGGAACCTTGGTGAAGATGAGCCTGCAGCTGTACCAGGTGGACAGCAGGTCCTACCTGCTGGACTTCAAGAGCATCGACG aTGACATCATGGAGGCGGCGGGCTTTAAGTCGGGCTCGTCCACCCCCCAGAGGTCGGGCTCCACGGCCGGCCTCCACAGACCCAGACTGAGCATCGACTCGGCCCCCGACCTCCTCCAGctcagctcctccctccccgGCTCGTTGTCCAGCAGCGCCCCGATGCTGCCCCCCCGCCAGGGGTCACACACCATGGACTTCTTTGAAATGTGCGCCAGTCTGATCACCACGCTGGCCCGCTGA
- the prkaa2 gene encoding 5'-AMP-activated protein kinase catalytic subunit alpha-2 isoform X1 has translation MAERQKHDGGVKIGHYLLGDTLGVGTFGKVKIGQHQLTGHKVAVKILNRQKIRSLDVVGKIKREIQNLKLFRHPHIIKLYQVISTPTDFFMVMEYVSGGELFDYICKHGRVEDTEARRLFQQIISAVDYCHRHMVVHRDLKPENVLLDANKNAKIADFGLSNMMSDGEFLRTSCGSPNYAAPEVISGRLYAGPEVDIWSSGVILYALLCGTLPFDDDHVPTLFKKIRGGVFYMPEYLTRPVASLLMFMLQVDPLKRATIKDIREHEWFKQDLPGYMFPEDPSYDASVLDEEAVREVCEKFECSEAEFMSSLYSGDPQDQLAVAYHLIIDNRRIMTEASEFYLASSPPQGSFIEEGMPLPPGVKPHPERMPPLLADSPKARCPLDALNTTRPKPLAVKKAKWHLGIRSQSPPHDIMAEVYRAMRQLSFTWKVVNPYHLRVRRKNPVTGTLVKMSLQLYQVDSRSYLLDFKSIDDDIMEAAGFKSGSSTPQRSGSTAGLHRPRLSIDSAPDLLQLSSSLPGSLSSSAPMLPPRQGSHTMDFFEMCASLITTLAR, from the exons ATGGCAGAGCGGCAGAAGCACGACGGCGGGGTGAAGATCGGCCATTACCTGCTGGGGGACACGCTCGGTGTGGGGACGTTCGGCAAAGTGAAGA TCGGCCAGCATCAGCTGACGGGACACAAAGTGGCCGTGAAGATCCTCAACAGGCAGAAGATCCGCAGCCTGGACGTGGTGGGGAAGATCAAACGGGAGATCCAGAACCTCAAACTGTTCAGACACCCGCACATCATCAAGCT GTACCAGGTGATCAGCACTCCCACAGACTTCTTCATGGTGATGGAGTACGTGTCTGGAGGCGAGCTGTTTGACTACATCTGCAAACATGGACgg GTGGAGGACACGGAGGCCCGGCGTCTCTTCCAGCAGATCATCTCGGCCGTGGACTACTGCCACAGGCACATGGTGGTCCACAGAGACCTGAAGCCAGAGAATGTCCTGCTGGACGCCAACAAGAACGCCAAGATAGCCGACTTCG GTCTGTCCAACATGATGTCAGACGGGGAGTTCCTACGGACCAGCTGTGGCTCCCCCAACTACGCTGCCCCCGAGGTCATCtcaggaag GCTGTACGCGGGCCCAGAGGTGGACATCTGGAGCTCCGGGGTGATCCTGTACGCCCTGCTGTGCGGCACGCTGCCCTTCGATGACGACCACGTGCCCACGCTGTTCAAGAAGATCCGAGGAGGCGTCTTCTACATGCCAGAGTACCTGACCCGACCCGTGGCCTCGCTGCTCATGTTCATGCTGCAGGTGGACCCTCTGAAGAGAGCCACCATCAAAGACATCAG GGAACACGAGTGGTTCAAGCAGGACCTGCCGGGCTACATGTTCCCCGAGGACCCCTCGTACGACGCCTCGGTGCTGGACGAGGAGGCCgtgagggaggtgtgtgagAAGTTTGAATGCAGCGAGGCGGAGTTCATGTCCAGCCTGTACAGCGGGGATCCTCAG GATCAGCTGGCGGTCGCCTACCACCTCATAATAGATAACCGACGCATCATGACCGAGGCCAGCGAGTTCTACCTGGCCTCCAGCCCTCCCCAGGGCTCCTTCATAGAGGAGGGCATGCCGCTGCCCCCCGGGGTCAAACCCCACCCGGAGAGGATGCCCCCGCTGCTGGCTGACAGCCCCAAGGCCCGCTGCCCCCTGGACGCGCTCAACACCACGCGGCCCAAACCGCTGGCCGTGAAGAAGGCCAAGTGGCACCTGGGCATCCGGAgccagagccccccccacgaCATCATGGCTGAGGTGTACCGGGCCATGAGGCAGCTTAGCTTCACCTGGAAG GTGGTGAATCCGTATCACCTGCGGGTGCGGAGGAAGAACCCGGTGACCGGAACCTTGGTGAAGATGAGCCTGCAGCTGTACCAGGTGGACAGCAGGTCCTACCTGCTGGACTTCAAGAGCATCGACG aTGACATCATGGAGGCGGCGGGCTTTAAGTCGGGCTCGTCCACCCCCCAGAGGTCGGGCTCCACGGCCGGCCTCCACAGACCCAGACTGAGCATCGACTCGGCCCCCGACCTCCTCCAGctcagctcctccctccccgGCTCGTTGTCCAGCAGCGCCCCGATGCTGCCCCCCCGCCAGGGGTCACACACCATGGACTTCTTTGAAATGTGCGCCAGTCTGATCACCACGCTGGCCCGCTGA